The proteins below come from a single Nostoc sp. KVJ3 genomic window:
- a CDS encoding dihydrolipoamide acetyltransferase family protein yields MSIHEVFMPALSSTMTEGKIVSWVKSPGDKVEKGETVVVVESDKADMDVETFYEGFLAHIIVEAGETAPVGSAIAFIAETEAEIEQAKSLANSSGAAATPTSSPQPVAATASVATPALASQNGSNHKEGRLVVSPRARKLAKELKVDLTTLQGSGPYGRIVAEDVEALSNKGKQPAPAPVAPPAPVATSAPVAPPAPRTPAPAPVVAAVPGQIVPLTTFQNAVVRNMVATISVPVFRVGYTITTDGLDKLYKQIKSKGVTMTALLAKAVAVTLQKHPLLNASYSDQGIVYHSDINISVAVAMDDGGLITPVLQNADAVDIYSLSRTWKSLVERARAKQLQPQEYNSGTFTLSNLGMFGVDKFDAILPPGQGSILAIGASRPQVVATPDGLFAVRQQMQVNITSDHRIIYGAHAAAFLQDLAKLIETNPQSLTM; encoded by the coding sequence ATGAGCATTCACGAAGTATTTATGCCGGCTCTGAGTTCTACCATGACGGAAGGCAAAATCGTCTCCTGGGTGAAATCGCCAGGTGACAAAGTGGAAAAAGGCGAAACAGTGGTGGTTGTAGAGTCAGATAAGGCAGATATGGATGTAGAAACCTTTTATGAAGGATTTCTGGCACATATCATAGTTGAAGCTGGTGAAACTGCCCCGGTAGGATCTGCGATCGCCTTCATCGCCGAAACGGAAGCTGAAATTGAACAGGCGAAATCTCTCGCCAATTCCTCCGGCGCGGCGGCTACTCCTACCTCATCCCCGCAACCAGTCGCCGCTACAGCCTCAGTTGCAACACCTGCCTTAGCCTCTCAAAACGGCTCTAACCACAAAGAAGGAAGGCTTGTAGTCTCACCCCGCGCCCGCAAGTTAGCCAAAGAACTGAAAGTTGATTTAACTACACTCCAAGGTAGTGGCCCCTACGGTCGCATTGTCGCCGAAGATGTAGAAGCATTATCCAATAAGGGCAAACAACCCGCTCCTGCCCCAGTTGCCCCACCAGCACCTGTAGCAACCAGCGCCCCAGTTGCCCCCCCAGCACCTCGGACACCAGCACCCGCGCCAGTAGTAGCGGCTGTTCCTGGTCAAATCGTGCCTCTAACTACCTTCCAAAATGCTGTAGTGCGGAACATGGTAGCCACCATATCCGTGCCCGTCTTCCGTGTTGGTTATACAATTACCACCGATGGATTAGACAAACTTTATAAACAAATTAAATCCAAAGGCGTGACAATGACAGCGCTACTGGCGAAAGCTGTAGCAGTAACGTTGCAAAAACACCCATTGTTAAATGCTAGTTACTCAGACCAAGGTATTGTTTATCATTCTGATATCAACATTTCCGTAGCAGTAGCGATGGATGATGGCGGATTAATTACACCTGTGCTGCAAAATGCAGATGCAGTAGATATTTATTCTCTATCGCGTACTTGGAAGTCTTTGGTAGAGCGTGCGAGGGCAAAACAACTACAGCCCCAAGAATATAACAGTGGTACTTTTACCCTGTCTAATTTGGGAATGTTTGGCGTAGATAAATTTGATGCGATTTTACCGCCTGGACAAGGTTCAATTTTAGCGATCGGGGCATCGCGTCCGCAAGTTGTAGCAACACCCGATGGTTTATTTGCCGTGCGGCAACAAATGCAAGTCAATATTACTTCTGACCACCGGATTATTTACGGTGCCCATGCTGCGGCATTCTTGCAAGATTTAGCGAAATTGATTGAGACTAATCCTCAATCTTTGACAATGTAA
- a CDS encoding BsuBI/PstI family type II restriction endonuclease: MSKCSARNLLGEVDLLRIAASLKQEQKQKGKLGQFLTPAPVAELMAGMFDKLDLPQISLLDAGAGVGSLLAAFVANLCQRKPRPANLDIVAYEIDPFLIVYLHQTLKLCARECQIAGIYFNYEIRDRDFIEDAVRLLGSSLFDNADNRRFTHAILNPPYLKINAHSQVRGLLRSIGLEASNLYTGFIAATVQLLESRGELVAISPRSFCNGPYFRDFRRMFLEMMALDQIHIFESRQEAFSDDEVLQETIIIHAVKQKPKFDNVLINTISSVDDDFIMSNYSPYKEIVHPHDSQQFIHIIPDTLSQQVIGQMANFTCTLKDLGLTVSTGRVVDYRAKEYLCLMPEKNSVPLIYPLNFSGGYIEYPKVTRKHQALVYTEQTVSLLVPNENYVLTKRFSSKEEKKRVVAVVYDANQIDCYWVGFENHLNYFHKEGRGLNLTLARGLTAYLNSSLVDTFFRLFNGHTQVNATDLRNLKYPTIAQLITVGRCITEYFPSQKEIDQLVQEKLLSMSSQWENNPLIIKTRIDEALQILIELGFPRAQLNERSALTLLALLDLKPTEPWKAAASPLMGITPMMEFMAQHYGKTYKPNTRETVRRQTVHQFLDAALIIANPDAPDRAINSPKTVYKIEESVLELLRTYRTTEWQKSLGTYLASAETLKKRYAQERELSRIPIVIEGKIKTLSPGGQNILIEKIVKEFAERFTPGGKLIYVGDTDEKFAHFNEVALRDLGVTVNSHGKMPDVIIHHLKNDWLVLIEAVTSHGPINPKRKKELEVIFIDIKIPLVMVTTFLSRKAMVEYLAEIAWETDVWVAEDSTHLIHFNGEYLLQAYKVDRDF; encoded by the coding sequence TTGTCGAAATGTTCTGCCAGAAACTTACTTGGTGAAGTAGACCTTTTGAGGATTGCTGCAAGCTTGAAACAGGAGCAAAAACAGAAGGGAAAACTGGGACAATTTTTGACTCCTGCTCCAGTAGCGGAATTAATGGCTGGGATGTTTGATAAGCTTGATCTTCCTCAAATATCCCTACTTGATGCTGGAGCAGGAGTTGGCTCATTACTTGCAGCTTTTGTGGCTAACCTTTGTCAAAGGAAACCACGTCCAGCCAATTTAGATATTGTTGCCTATGAAATTGATCCTTTTCTGATTGTGTATTTGCATCAGACATTGAAATTATGTGCCAGAGAATGTCAAATAGCTGGGATCTATTTCAACTATGAGATTCGAGATAGGGATTTTATTGAGGATGCCGTCAGGCTTCTTGGATCTAGTTTATTCGATAATGCTGACAATCGCAGATTTACCCACGCTATTCTCAATCCCCCATATTTAAAAATTAACGCTCATTCCCAAGTTCGTGGTTTGTTACGTTCTATAGGATTAGAAGCCAGCAATCTATATACAGGTTTTATTGCTGCTACAGTTCAACTTCTTGAATCAAGAGGGGAACTTGTAGCTATCTCGCCGCGCAGTTTTTGTAATGGGCCATATTTTAGAGACTTCCGCAGAATGTTTTTGGAAATGATGGCTTTAGACCAAATACATATTTTTGAATCCAGACAGGAAGCTTTTAGTGATGATGAAGTTTTGCAAGAAACAATTATCATTCATGCTGTCAAACAAAAACCAAAATTTGACAATGTACTCATCAATACGATATCGAGTGTTGATGATGATTTTATTATGTCAAATTACTCACCTTATAAAGAGATAGTTCATCCCCACGATTCGCAACAATTCATCCATATTATCCCAGATACACTAAGTCAGCAGGTCATTGGACAAATGGCGAATTTTACCTGCACATTAAAAGACCTGGGATTGACCGTATCAACTGGACGTGTTGTAGATTATCGTGCCAAAGAATATCTGTGTTTAATGCCAGAAAAAAACTCTGTTCCTTTGATTTATCCATTGAATTTCTCAGGAGGATATATTGAGTATCCAAAGGTAACTAGAAAACACCAAGCTCTAGTATATACAGAACAAACAGTCTCTCTTTTAGTACCAAATGAAAATTATGTATTGACCAAACGATTCTCCTCAAAAGAGGAAAAAAAACGAGTTGTTGCCGTTGTATATGATGCTAACCAGATTGATTGTTATTGGGTAGGTTTTGAAAATCATCTTAATTATTTTCACAAAGAGGGAAGGGGACTAAATCTTACCCTAGCACGTGGTCTTACTGCTTATCTTAACTCTAGCCTCGTGGACACATTTTTTCGTTTATTTAATGGTCATACTCAGGTTAATGCAACTGATTTACGAAATTTAAAATATCCTACAATAGCACAGCTAATAACCGTGGGGCGATGTATTACTGAGTATTTCCCATCACAGAAAGAAATTGATCAACTTGTGCAAGAAAAGTTACTGAGTATGAGCAGTCAGTGGGAAAACAACCCCTTAATAATTAAAACCCGTATTGATGAAGCACTACAAATACTAATTGAACTTGGATTTCCACGGGCACAACTTAATGAACGTTCAGCCTTAACCCTTTTGGCTCTACTTGACTTAAAGCCGACTGAACCTTGGAAAGCTGCTGCATCTCCCTTAATGGGAATTACACCAATGATGGAATTTATGGCACAGCACTATGGCAAAACATATAAACCTAATACGCGAGAAACTGTTCGCCGCCAAACAGTCCATCAATTCTTAGATGCAGCTTTGATAATTGCAAATCCAGATGCTCCTGACCGCGCTATTAACAGTCCCAAAACGGTATATAAGATTGAAGAAAGTGTGCTTGAGCTATTACGTACTTATAGAACCACTGAATGGCAAAAGAGCCTTGGCACTTACCTTGCTTCAGCTGAAACTTTGAAAAAACGATATGCTCAGGAGCGGGAACTATCACGTATCCCTATTGTGATTGAGGGGAAGATAAAAACCTTATCTCCAGGTGGACAGAATATTCTGATTGAGAAGATTGTTAAGGAGTTTGCAGAACGTTTTACACCTGGAGGAAAATTGATTTATGTTGGTGATACAGATGAAAAATTTGCCCACTTTAATGAAGTTGCATTGAGAGATTTAGGCGTTACTGTTAATTCTCACGGAAAAATGCCTGATGTGATTATCCATCATCTAAAAAATGATTGGCTAGTTTTAATTGAAGCTGTGACTTCTCATGGCCCAATTAACCCTAAACGAAAGAAAGAACTTGAAGTTATTTTTATTGATATAAAAATTCCTCTTGTAATGGTAACAACCTTTTTAAGTCGGAAAGCAATGGTAGAGTATTTGGCTGAAATTGCTTGGGAAACCGATGTTTGGGTTGCTGAAGATTCTACTCATCTCATTCACTTCAATGGAGAATACTTATTACAAGCTTACAAAGTAGATAGAGATTTTTAA
- a CDS encoding RtcB family protein, producing the protein MPYEKLEITTPTPVLSWANHSLGSEETKMAKNMASLPFVFKHIALMPDVHLGKGALVGSVIATKEAIIPAAVGVDIGCGMSAIKTAFTAEQLEGKLKKIRLDIEAAIPTGFNENKDVEKSVTNWQHWDNFKDLHRGVQDLQGKAMKQMGSLGGGNHFIEVCLDTENQVWLMLHSGSRNIGNKLAQCHIHTARELAKMAGNKLPDPDLAHFVAGTPEFQAYWHDLQWSQNYARVNRDVMMARFKHIVEKHLVGGKTTKPLLQVNCHHNYAEKEVHFDEDVYVTRKGAVRAQTEDYGIIPGSMGAKSFIIKGKGNAHSFCSCSHGAGRLMSRNKAKNVYTLDDLIEQTNGVECRKDEGVLDEIPGAYKPIEQVMQNQADLVEVVATLKQVLCVKG; encoded by the coding sequence ATGCCCTACGAAAAGTTAGAAATTACCACACCAACACCCGTTTTATCTTGGGCAAATCACTCTTTGGGTTCAGAAGAAACCAAGATGGCAAAGAATATGGCATCATTACCATTTGTCTTTAAGCACATAGCCTTGATGCCAGATGTTCACTTAGGAAAAGGTGCCTTAGTCGGTTCTGTAATTGCAACCAAAGAGGCAATTATCCCTGCTGCCGTGGGCGTGGATATTGGTTGTGGGATGAGCGCTATCAAAACAGCATTTACCGCCGAACAACTAGAAGGTAAACTTAAGAAAATTCGTCTAGATATTGAAGCAGCAATTCCTACTGGATTCAACGAAAACAAAGACGTTGAAAAATCTGTCACCAACTGGCAACACTGGGATAATTTTAAAGACTTGCATCGTGGCGTGCAAGACCTCCAAGGTAAAGCAATGAAACAGATGGGTTCTCTCGGTGGAGGAAACCACTTTATTGAAGTGTGTCTTGATACGGAGAATCAAGTTTGGCTGATGCTGCATTCTGGTTCGCGTAATATCGGCAATAAACTCGCCCAGTGTCATATTCACACAGCGAGAGAATTAGCGAAAATGGCAGGTAATAAATTGCCTGACCCGGATTTAGCTCACTTTGTCGCAGGTACGCCAGAATTCCAAGCATACTGGCACGATTTGCAATGGTCACAAAACTATGCGCGTGTCAACCGCGATGTAATGATGGCGCGTTTTAAGCACATAGTTGAGAAGCATTTAGTCGGTGGGAAGACAACTAAACCTTTATTGCAAGTTAATTGTCATCACAATTACGCGGAAAAAGAAGTGCATTTTGACGAGGATGTATACGTTACTCGTAAAGGTGCAGTCCGCGCCCAGACTGAAGATTATGGGATTATTCCTGGTTCGATGGGGGCAAAATCTTTCATCATCAAAGGTAAAGGTAATGCCCACAGTTTCTGTTCTTGTTCTCACGGTGCAGGGCGTTTGATGTCTAGAAATAAGGCGAAAAATGTTTATACACTGGATGATTTGATCGAGCAAACAAATGGCGTAGAATGCCGCAAAGATGAGGGTGTGTTAGATGAAATTCCTGGTGCTTATAAACCGATAGAACAAGTGATGCAAAATCAAGCTGATTTAGTTGAAGTTGTAGCGACTCTCAAGCAAGTTCTTTGTGTGAAAGGATAA
- a CDS encoding HAD family hydrolase: MSLKAVLFDFNGVIINDEAIHLQLIDEILVEENLQPQKVSERQASLGRSDRTCFQQLLANRGRVSNESYLTQLLYRKAQAYTVELEKIEKLPLYPGVEDLIYQVRSQNLKLGLVSGAIRQEIELVLHRAKLAQHFKVIVAGDDITTSKPQPDGYLLAVKRLNKEYPELNLQPYECLAIEDTPDGIAAAKRSLMQVVGVANTYPFHMLQRCCNWTVDYLSDLELERVQKVYSQKEPQPSATEC, translated from the coding sequence ATGAGTTTAAAGGCAGTTCTCTTTGATTTTAATGGTGTCATCATTAACGATGAGGCAATCCACCTGCAACTGATAGATGAGATTCTTGTTGAAGAAAATCTCCAACCCCAAAAGGTGAGTGAGCGTCAAGCTTCTTTAGGACGCAGCGATCGCACTTGTTTTCAGCAATTACTAGCGAATCGTGGTAGAGTGAGCAATGAAAGCTATTTAACTCAGTTGCTGTACCGCAAAGCTCAAGCTTATACGGTGGAGCTAGAAAAAATAGAGAAACTGCCTTTATATCCAGGTGTCGAAGACTTAATCTATCAGGTGCGATCGCAGAATCTGAAATTAGGATTAGTCAGTGGTGCAATTCGCCAAGAAATAGAATTGGTACTCCATCGCGCCAAACTAGCCCAACATTTTAAAGTTATTGTCGCAGGTGATGATATCACCACCAGCAAACCACAGCCCGATGGTTATCTGCTGGCTGTGAAACGCCTAAATAAAGAATATCCTGAATTGAATCTTCAACCATACGAGTGTTTGGCAATTGAAGATACTCCAGATGGGATAGCAGCAGCGAAGCGATCACTTATGCAAGTTGTTGGTGTAGCGAATACTTACCCATTTCACATGCTCCAGCGTTGCTGTAACTGGACTGTTGATTATCTCAGTGATTTGGAATTGGAACGGGTGCAGAAGGTTTATTCCCAAAAAGAGCCTCAACCATCGGCAACTGAATGTTAG
- a CDS encoding isoprenyl transferase: protein MTGQQTKLQDLPTDLKRELLPQHVAVIMDGNGRWAKHQGLPRIMGHKRGVDALKDLLRCCQDWGIQALTAYAFSTENWKRPQEEVDFLMTLFQRVLRQELREMVEKNVQIKFVGNLQDLPRSLQQEISRSMEETKNNRGIRFLVATNYGGRQEILQACQAIAKQVQQGLLQPDEIDEQVFESHLYTAGISDPDLLIRTSGEMRLSNFLLWQMAYGEIYITDALWPDFDRAEFHRALCAYQQRERRFGKV, encoded by the coding sequence ATGACAGGACAACAAACTAAACTGCAAGATTTGCCTACTGACTTAAAACGAGAACTATTGCCGCAGCACGTGGCGGTAATTATGGATGGTAATGGTCGATGGGCTAAACATCAGGGTCTACCCCGGATTATGGGTCATAAGCGAGGAGTAGATGCTCTCAAGGATTTACTTCGCTGTTGTCAAGATTGGGGAATTCAAGCACTGACAGCTTATGCTTTTTCAACGGAGAACTGGAAAAGACCGCAGGAAGAAGTGGATTTTTTGATGACTCTGTTTCAAAGAGTTTTGCGCCAAGAACTGCGGGAAATGGTCGAAAAGAATGTTCAAATTAAGTTTGTGGGAAATTTGCAAGATCTACCGCGATCGCTCCAACAAGAAATATCCCGTTCAATGGAAGAAACTAAGAATAATAGGGGTATCCGGTTTTTAGTAGCAACTAATTATGGCGGACGGCAAGAAATTTTACAAGCTTGTCAAGCGATCGCAAAACAAGTTCAACAAGGTCTCCTACAACCCGATGAAATTGATGAGCAGGTGTTTGAGAGCCACTTGTATACAGCCGGAATTAGTGACCCAGATTTATTAATCCGCACCAGTGGAGAAATGCGCCTCTCAAATTTTCTTCTCTGGCAAATGGCTTATGGAGAAATTTATATTACAGATGCTCTCTGGCCTGATTTTGATCGGGCTGAGTTTCACCGCGCCTTGTGTGCTTACCAGCAACGGGAGCGGCGATTTGGGAAAGTTTAA
- the cdaA gene encoding diadenylate cyclase CdaA has protein sequence MRDWWKQWLINLGWSQSLLLGTLDIVLVLALTYMILVIISERRTLWMVRGFIILMLASALSSKLGLPLLNFVLEKLVIGCAVAMAVALQSEFRRFLEQLGRGEFRQLFQPDRLAIPKSDSVIDEIVEAVKELSKNRIGALLIVETTGPIDERDFSVPGVKLNAEVSKELIQTIFQPKTLLHDGATLIRGSRIISSGIILPLSGRTASRQLGTRHRAAMGITERVENCICVVVSEETGSISLAERGTLNRPLTIKKLKESLEALLSPTVDREAVAPGLLSFVRRIGGKTLALVSRLLRLPSTASRDKK, from the coding sequence ATGAGAGATTGGTGGAAGCAATGGCTGATAAACCTGGGATGGTCACAGTCCTTGCTACTTGGGACTCTGGATATTGTGTTAGTGCTGGCGCTGACGTACATGATACTAGTTATTATTAGCGAGCGGCGGACACTGTGGATGGTGCGGGGATTCATTATCCTAATGCTAGCCTCAGCACTAAGTAGCAAATTAGGACTACCTCTGCTAAATTTTGTACTGGAAAAGTTGGTGATTGGTTGTGCTGTGGCGATGGCAGTTGCCCTACAGTCAGAGTTTCGACGGTTTTTGGAACAATTGGGGCGGGGCGAATTCCGCCAGTTGTTTCAACCCGATCGGCTGGCAATCCCCAAATCTGATAGTGTAATTGATGAAATTGTTGAGGCTGTTAAAGAATTGTCAAAAAACCGCATTGGAGCTTTACTAATTGTGGAAACCACAGGGCCAATTGATGAGCGAGATTTTTCTGTGCCAGGAGTCAAGCTAAATGCGGAGGTTTCTAAAGAACTAATCCAGACAATTTTTCAGCCGAAAACTTTGTTACACGATGGGGCGACATTAATCCGTGGCTCACGGATCATATCATCGGGTATAATCTTACCACTTTCGGGACGCACAGCCTCGCGCCAGTTGGGAACACGCCACCGGGCGGCAATGGGAATTACTGAGCGGGTCGAAAATTGCATTTGTGTCGTTGTCTCTGAAGAAACGGGTTCTATTTCCTTGGCGGAACGGGGAACCCTAAATAGACCCCTGACGATTAAGAAGTTGAAAGAGTCATTAGAGGCTCTTTTGTCCCCAACTGTGGATAGGGAAGCTGTTGCTCCTGGTCTGCTGAGTTTTGTTCGTCGGATAGGTGGGAAGACACTAGCCCTGGTTTCACGTTTACTCAGATTACCATCGACCGCTTCTCGAGATAAAAAATGA
- the lysA gene encoding diaminopimelate decarboxylase: MVSTHPSGVQHSGSQYLPQRRDINANPSPNQELLPLTARVNHHDSLEIGGCDVTTLVEQFGSPLYILDEETLRSACQQYRDAFKQYYKGESQVLYASKAWNCLAVCAIAGSVGLGIDVVSGGELYTALQAGVSPNKIYLHGNNKSREELVLAIASGVTIVADNWYELHTLVEIAQPNQPIRIMLRLTPGIECHTHEYIRTGHLDSKFGFDPNDLGEVFTFVSQQPTLNCVGVHAHIGSQIFERQPHQDLAAVMVQWLRDAGKYGLNITELNVGGGLGIKYTESDDPPSIEEWVKAICEVVQEACAAENLPLPKLLSEPGRSLIATACVTAYTIGSSKVIPEIRTYIAIDGGMSDNPRPITYQSVYRAVVANKMSSPLSQTVTIAGKHCESGDILIKNALLPKTEPGDILVVMGTGAYNYSMASNYNRLPRPAAVVVANGEANLILQRETYQDLIRQDRLPERLKSQELGVKG; encoded by the coding sequence ATGGTATCGACTCACCCCTCTGGGGTTCAACATTCTGGAAGTCAATATTTACCTCAAAGGCGTGACATTAACGCGAATCCCTCGCCTAATCAAGAACTTTTACCCTTAACTGCTAGAGTTAATCATCATGATTCCCTAGAAATTGGTGGATGTGATGTCACAACCCTAGTAGAGCAGTTTGGTTCACCTCTATATATTTTAGATGAAGAAACCTTACGTTCGGCTTGTCAGCAATACCGAGATGCTTTTAAGCAATACTACAAGGGCGAATCTCAAGTATTGTACGCCTCAAAAGCTTGGAATTGTTTAGCAGTTTGTGCGATCGCAGGTTCTGTTGGACTAGGAATCGATGTAGTCTCCGGTGGCGAACTTTACACCGCCCTACAAGCAGGTGTTAGTCCCAATAAAATCTACCTCCACGGCAATAATAAATCTCGTGAAGAATTAGTTTTAGCGATCGCATCTGGTGTAACTATTGTGGCGGATAACTGGTATGAGTTGCATACCCTTGTGGAAATAGCCCAACCCAATCAACCAATCCGCATCATGTTGCGGCTAACTCCAGGTATTGAGTGCCACACTCACGAGTATATTCGTACGGGACACTTAGATAGCAAATTTGGCTTTGATCCCAACGATTTAGGTGAAGTGTTTACCTTTGTCAGTCAACAGCCTACCCTGAATTGCGTAGGGGTACACGCTCATATTGGTTCCCAAATTTTTGAGCGCCAACCACATCAAGATTTGGCTGCTGTGATGGTGCAATGGCTACGGGATGCTGGGAAGTATGGTTTAAATATTACTGAGTTAAACGTTGGTGGCGGTTTAGGGATTAAGTACACAGAATCAGACGATCCCCCAAGCATTGAAGAGTGGGTGAAGGCGATTTGTGAAGTTGTCCAAGAAGCTTGTGCAGCCGAAAATCTGCCTTTGCCGAAATTATTGAGTGAACCAGGGCGATCGCTAATTGCCACAGCTTGCGTTACTGCCTATACTATTGGTTCATCCAAAGTTATCCCAGAAATTCGTACCTACATAGCGATCGATGGGGGAATGTCTGATAATCCCCGCCCAATTACTTACCAATCAGTTTATCGAGCAGTCGTTGCCAATAAAATGTCTTCTCCTTTAAGCCAAACAGTCACAATTGCAGGTAAACATTGTGAATCAGGGGATATTCTGATTAAAAATGCCCTACTCCCAAAGACTGAACCAGGAGATATTCTCGTAGTTATGGGAACTGGTGCTTACAATTACAGTATGGCATCTAACTACAACCGCTTGCCCCGACCGGCAGCAGTTGTGGTGGCAAATGGCGAAGCAAATTTAATTTTGCAACGTGAAACTTATCAAGACTTAATTCGACAAGATCGCCTACCAGAAAGGCTGAAAAGTCAAGAGTTAGGAGTTAAAGGTTAG
- the rimI gene encoding ribosomal protein S18-alanine N-acetyltransferase, whose amino-acid sequence MILLDLEIKLLTADHLSAILELDRACFGGLWTLEGYKRELDSPNSDLLGLFSPSTSTSLLGMGCFWSILDEAHITILAVHPQYHRQGLGAALLYSLIKTACDRKMERATLEVRASNLAAISLYQKFGFKTAGRRRGYYQDNGEDALILWLPDLQHSKFQKTLDNWYTIISDRLDKSSWHLLSK is encoded by the coding sequence GTGATCTTATTAGACTTAGAAATTAAATTACTGACAGCAGATCATCTCAGTGCAATTCTAGAACTCGACCGAGCCTGTTTTGGTGGACTTTGGACTCTAGAGGGCTATAAACGAGAATTGGATAGTCCCAATAGCGATTTACTCGGTTTATTTTCCCCATCCACCAGCACAAGTTTGCTAGGAATGGGTTGCTTTTGGTCAATTTTAGACGAAGCCCACATTACAATTTTGGCAGTTCATCCCCAATATCACCGTCAAGGTTTGGGTGCAGCTTTACTATATTCACTCATAAAGACAGCTTGCGATCGCAAAATGGAGCGAGCTACCCTCGAAGTCCGAGCTTCCAACTTGGCGGCAATATCTTTATATCAAAAATTTGGCTTCAAAACAGCCGGACGGCGGCGCGGCTACTACCAAGATAATGGTGAAGATGCCTTAATCCTGTGGCTTCCAGATTTACAACACTCCAAATTTCAAAAGACTTTAGACAATTGGTATACCATAATTAGCGATCGCCTAGACAAATCCTCTTGGCACTTACTTTCTAAGTAG